The Candidatus Koribacter versatilis Ellin345 genome has a segment encoding these proteins:
- a CDS encoding 6-carboxytetrahydropterin synthase: MKAHLTRRYWFVASHRLHTPRLSEAENREVYGKCNNPFGHGHNYALEVTVGGQVAPDTGMVYNLADVDRVVRKHILERYDHQNLNCLKEFQELVPTTENLCLAIFEILKRNLAEIHLDKVRLEETSQNSFEVVNE, from the coding sequence ATGAAGGCCCATCTCACAAGACGCTATTGGTTTGTGGCCTCGCACCGCCTGCATACGCCGCGGCTCAGCGAGGCCGAAAACCGCGAAGTCTACGGGAAATGTAATAACCCCTTTGGCCACGGGCATAACTACGCCCTGGAGGTGACCGTCGGCGGGCAAGTGGCGCCGGACACCGGGATGGTCTACAACCTGGCGGACGTCGACCGGGTGGTGCGCAAACACATCTTAGAGCGATATGACCACCAGAACCTGAACTGCCTGAAGGAATTCCAGGAGCTGGTGCCGACCACGGAAAATCTGTGCCTGGCGATCTTTGAGATTCTGAAACGAAATCTCGCTGAAATTCATCTGGATAAAGTAAGACTTGAAGAAACCTCGCAGAACAGTTTCGAAGTTGTAAACGAATAG
- a CDS encoding cytochrome P460 family protein has translation MPEQFSAPNVKRLAIGATITAVFVVLVVTAVYAQQDKYALKSPSDIAFADFRGYEDWSVVSSARTDEVLKVIVGNPTAIKAFKSGVPGNGQPFPEGSKFAKLQWKFKKSTEAPFVVDVPDTFSQAFVMEKDSKRFPKSGGWGYAVFNYDPASDKFAADEKSLSDCGNTCHTAVKKKDYIFHPYQKR, from the coding sequence ATGCCTGAGCAATTCTCGGCCCCCAACGTTAAACGGCTTGCGATCGGCGCGACAATCACGGCGGTGTTCGTCGTCCTGGTCGTTACAGCCGTTTATGCGCAGCAGGACAAGTACGCCTTGAAGTCGCCGAGCGACATCGCGTTCGCTGACTTCCGGGGCTACGAGGACTGGTCGGTAGTCTCATCCGCACGGACCGACGAAGTGCTCAAGGTGATCGTCGGCAATCCGACGGCGATCAAGGCATTCAAGTCCGGCGTTCCGGGCAACGGCCAGCCATTCCCAGAGGGATCGAAGTTCGCCAAGCTCCAGTGGAAGTTTAAGAAGAGCACGGAGGCACCGTTTGTCGTCGACGTGCCGGACACCTTTTCCCAGGCGTTCGTGATGGAGAAAGACAGCAAGCGATTTCCAAAGAGCGGCGGCTGGGGCTACGCGGTATTCAATTACGACCCGGCGTCCGACAAATTCGCGGCCGACGAGAAGAGCCTATCGGATTGCGGAAACACGTGCCATACGGCCGTAAAGAAGAAGGATTACATCTTTCATCCATATCAGAAGCGGTAA
- a CDS encoding 6-carboxytetrahydropterin synthase encodes MVVYLTRKSEFSASHHYHNPDFTAEENLRVFGKCNNSNGHGHNYTLEVTVKGTVDATTGFVVDLKQLKEIMNREVVDAMDHRYLNHEVPEFKSQIPTTENIAIAIWKRLEGKLHVAKLHRVRLYEMHDLWVDYLGEA; translated from the coding sequence ATGGTCGTTTATCTCACCCGCAAGAGCGAGTTCTCGGCTTCGCACCACTACCACAATCCGGACTTCACCGCGGAAGAGAACCTGCGCGTCTTCGGGAAATGCAACAACAGCAACGGTCACGGCCATAACTACACCCTGGAAGTGACGGTGAAGGGCACGGTGGATGCTACTACTGGCTTCGTGGTGGACCTGAAACAGCTCAAGGAAATCATGAACCGGGAAGTGGTGGACGCCATGGACCACCGTTACCTCAATCATGAGGTTCCGGAGTTCAAGTCGCAGATCCCAACGACAGAGAACATCGCGATCGCCATCTGGAAGCGCCTGGAAGGGAAGCTGCACGTCGCGAAGCTGCACCGGGTGCGGCTCTACGAGATGCACGACCTGTGGGTGGACTACCTCGGGGAAGCATGA
- a CDS encoding SDR family oxidoreductase translates to MEDQVVLITGGNRGIGLAMARAVAKEGASVIITGRDEHTLHHAADQIKRDGGTVVSHVCDVRDEDSVDELFAAIHRHYSQIDVLVNNAGLAQRNAQVDHLSLEAWQACIETNLTGAFLCTRAALPMMSPGATVVNNVSVAANTAFPGMAAYSASKAGLLAFTNTLREELRPRGIRVISLVPGATDTEIWQQFWKDAPREKMMSAESVADAVVAALCLPANATIEELLIRPTAGTL, encoded by the coding sequence TTGGAAGATCAAGTTGTATTGATTACCGGCGGCAACCGCGGGATCGGCCTTGCCATGGCGCGTGCGGTCGCCAAAGAAGGCGCGAGCGTGATCATTACCGGGCGCGATGAACACACGCTCCATCATGCAGCTGACCAGATCAAGCGCGATGGCGGGACCGTCGTCAGCCACGTTTGCGATGTGCGAGACGAGGATTCGGTTGACGAGTTGTTCGCGGCAATCCACCGGCACTATTCGCAGATCGATGTACTCGTCAACAACGCGGGATTGGCGCAGCGCAACGCGCAGGTGGACCATCTTTCGCTCGAGGCATGGCAAGCCTGCATCGAGACCAATCTCACGGGCGCATTTCTTTGCACACGCGCAGCGTTGCCGATGATGTCTCCTGGCGCGACGGTGGTGAATAACGTCTCGGTCGCCGCCAACACGGCGTTTCCGGGCATGGCCGCGTACAGCGCCTCGAAAGCGGGATTACTGGCATTCACCAATACGTTGCGAGAGGAACTGCGGCCGCGGGGTATCCGCGTGATTTCGCTGGTGCCGGGCGCAACCGATACCGAGATCTGGCAGCAATTTTGGAAGGACGCGCCGCGCGAGAAGATGATGTCGGCGGAGAGCGTGGCCGATGCCGTGGTGGCAGCCCTGTGTCTGCCGGCAAACGCGACCATCGAAGAGTTATTGATCAGGCCAACGGCCGGAACGCTCTAA
- a CDS encoding rhomboid family intramembrane serine protease yields the protein MIPLKDDTPRFSTPYVTYFLLGFNVLVFLLQKWVEWAQGAVAADQLVLVFGLIPIKIPIVLAGGQVPLKIVGYLGMRYVTPLGAFLPILTSMFLHGGWWHIIANMWALWIFGDNVEDYLGHFAYLLFYLGAGIAGAIVHVIFNWNSVIPTVGASGAIAGVMGAYFVLYPKARVLTLVPFFFVFFVWLPAWIVLGFWFLAQFLNGAASAISVQRGATGGVAFWAHVGGFLTGLLLIKLLPQRPRLYRYSGWN from the coding sequence ATGATTCCCCTGAAAGACGATACCCCGCGGTTCAGCACTCCGTACGTCACGTATTTCCTGCTGGGCTTCAATGTTCTTGTGTTCCTGCTCCAGAAATGGGTGGAGTGGGCGCAGGGCGCCGTCGCTGCCGACCAACTGGTGCTCGTCTTCGGATTGATCCCGATCAAAATCCCAATCGTCCTCGCTGGCGGCCAAGTTCCTCTCAAGATTGTCGGCTACCTGGGGATGCGCTACGTCACCCCACTCGGAGCATTTCTGCCGATCCTCACCTCCATGTTCTTGCATGGTGGGTGGTGGCACATCATCGCCAACATGTGGGCGCTCTGGATCTTTGGCGACAATGTCGAGGACTACCTCGGACACTTTGCCTACCTGCTGTTCTATCTCGGGGCGGGAATCGCTGGTGCGATCGTGCACGTGATCTTCAACTGGAACTCGGTTATCCCCACGGTCGGCGCCAGCGGTGCGATTGCCGGCGTGATGGGCGCGTACTTCGTGCTCTATCCCAAAGCTCGCGTGCTGACGCTGGTTCCCTTCTTCTTCGTGTTTTTCGTCTGGTTGCCGGCGTGGATCGTCCTCGGCTTCTGGTTCCTGGCGCAATTCCTGAACGGAGCAGCCAGCGCGATCTCCGTCCAGCGCGGAGCCACCGGAGGCGTTGCCTTCTGGGCCCACGTTGGAGGATTTCTAACCGGACTGCTGTTGATCAAACTTTTGCCACAACGACCGCGGCTCTACCGCTACAGTGGATGGAATTAA
- a CDS encoding GntR family transcriptional regulator, with product MQLWLAREAAVPVREQLVTQIVLGILSNELAAGHRLPSTRELARRFKVHANTISAAYKQLETEGWVEFRHGSGVFVCESKPANGSGDLVLDQLIASLFRSARELGVPLAEVKARLRKWMAIQPPDHFLLIEPDEELRKIAAEEMRRAVKLPVVACDLADAKGKLAGAIPVCLPSKLPSVQKALAAGTDCMALKVRSIPASLAHYLPAKTDFLVGIASRWMGFLKPARTMLLAAGFSEEALVVRDARRPGWVNGLKSTAAVICDAVTAAQLPKECRAIVFTILAETAAEELKRMESFIQNPLATQ from the coding sequence ATGCAACTTTGGCTGGCGCGCGAAGCTGCCGTACCCGTCCGCGAACAACTCGTCACGCAGATCGTGCTAGGCATTCTCTCGAACGAGCTGGCGGCTGGGCATCGGCTGCCAAGCACCCGCGAATTGGCGCGACGCTTCAAGGTCCACGCCAATACCATCAGCGCTGCCTATAAGCAATTGGAGACGGAAGGTTGGGTCGAGTTCCGCCATGGCAGCGGTGTGTTCGTTTGTGAAAGCAAGCCCGCAAACGGCAGCGGAGATCTGGTTTTGGATCAGCTTATCGCTAGCCTGTTTCGTTCAGCGCGAGAGCTTGGAGTGCCGCTCGCCGAGGTAAAAGCGCGTCTGCGGAAATGGATGGCGATCCAGCCACCAGACCATTTTCTATTGATCGAGCCGGACGAAGAGCTGCGCAAAATCGCCGCCGAAGAGATGCGCCGCGCGGTGAAGCTGCCGGTCGTCGCGTGCGATTTAGCGGACGCAAAAGGGAAGTTGGCAGGAGCAATTCCCGTCTGCCTACCCAGTAAATTGCCGTCCGTCCAGAAGGCTCTTGCCGCCGGAACCGACTGCATGGCACTCAAGGTGCGTTCCATCCCGGCCTCATTGGCGCACTACCTGCCGGCCAAGACCGACTTCCTGGTTGGTATCGCTTCACGATGGATGGGCTTCCTCAAGCCCGCCCGGACGATGTTGCTGGCCGCCGGCTTCAGCGAAGAAGCATTGGTGGTTCGAGACGCCCGGCGCCCGGGCTGGGTGAATGGGCTCAAGTCCACGGCCGCCGTGATTTGCGATGCCGTGACCGCAGCGCAGCTCCCGAAGGAATGCCGAGCGATCGTGTTCACGATCCTGGCGGAGACCGCGGCTGAGGAACTCAAGCGCATGGAATCGTTCATCCAGAACCCGCTGGCCACCCAGTAG
- the truB gene encoding tRNA pseudouridine(55) synthase TruB, translated as MPLDAVLVIDKPAGWTSHDVVARLRRVLSERSAGHLGTLDPMATGVLPVVLGRYTRLSQFYNHSEKSYEGEIRFGFATNTYDAEGETVGEAQTVQVALEGVREASREFVGPLSQLPPPFSAKKINGVPAYKLARKNVEVELKPSAIEVFQFEVFEGSAPDRIGFRAHVSSGTYIRSLAHDLGQKLGCGAHLASLRRTTVAEFTIDQAHTLEAVETAVAKGNPEELFVHPRRILPQLPCVTANDETVAYIRNGRAVNLPEFSKAKLVKVFAGQAEIVCVAQRIAGTLFHPKLVMPANQLIATK; from the coding sequence ATGCCCCTCGACGCAGTTCTCGTCATCGACAAGCCCGCAGGCTGGACCTCGCACGACGTGGTCGCGCGGTTGCGCCGCGTGCTTTCCGAGCGCTCGGCCGGGCATCTGGGTACTTTGGATCCGATGGCGACCGGCGTTTTGCCCGTGGTTCTCGGGCGCTACACCCGCCTTTCCCAGTTCTACAACCATTCTGAGAAGTCGTACGAAGGCGAAATCCGATTCGGCTTTGCGACCAACACCTACGACGCGGAAGGGGAGACCGTAGGAGAGGCGCAGACAGTTCAAGTGGCACTTGAAGGCGTGCGTGAGGCGAGCAGGGAATTCGTAGGGCCACTTTCGCAGCTTCCACCACCCTTCTCGGCGAAGAAAATTAATGGCGTTCCCGCTTACAAATTGGCTCGCAAGAACGTTGAAGTAGAACTTAAACCTAGCGCGATCGAAGTCTTTCAGTTCGAGGTCTTCGAAGGCTCTGCTCCCGACCGCATCGGCTTTCGGGCGCACGTGTCGTCTGGTACCTATATCCGCTCACTCGCCCATGATCTTGGGCAAAAGCTCGGTTGCGGCGCCCACCTCGCTAGCTTGCGGCGGACAACCGTCGCAGAGTTCACGATTGACCAGGCACACACGTTGGAAGCGGTGGAAACGGCCGTGGCAAAAGGGAATCCGGAGGAGTTGTTCGTCCACCCACGCCGCATTCTGCCGCAGCTGCCGTGCGTCACCGCGAACGACGAGACCGTCGCTTACATCCGCAATGGGCGCGCCGTGAATCTGCCGGAGTTTTCCAAGGCGAAGCTGGTGAAGGTGTTCGCCGGTCAGGCGGAGATTGTGTGCGTGGCACAACGGATCGCCGGGACGCTGTTTCATCCCAAGCTGGTGATGCCGGCGAATCAACTCATCGCGACGAAGTAG
- a CDS encoding glycosyl hydrolase, with protein sequence MRPRKTTSACLLLLASVASAQWQMQESHSNAGLRGIHAVNSTIAWASGTNGTVLRTTDGGTHWQKCAVPPDADKLDFRAVWAWDDQNAYAMSAGPGELSRVYATSDGCTHWFEIGRNKDPKGFWDAMVFAADGKLRNGVDRTGVLMGDPVEGKFYVAKQKFGRGFRMADDFSCSPNPDESAFAASNSSVAVLPLQIMVGTGGKSGPRVLISVPMMSKDTCTAYPVPLASGADSTGIFSLIFRTAQIGIAVGGDYQKPDATAGTAAWSNDGGHHWTAATTPPHGYRSAVAWDEAKGVWIAAGTNGSDQSRDDGKTWEPLDKGNWNALSLPFAVGPNGRIGKFADVKPTTSSR encoded by the coding sequence ATGAGACCTCGGAAAACAACCAGCGCTTGCCTGCTGCTCCTCGCTTCGGTCGCTTCAGCCCAATGGCAGATGCAGGAGTCGCATAGCAACGCTGGTCTGCGCGGCATCCACGCCGTGAATTCGACGATCGCGTGGGCTAGCGGCACCAACGGTACGGTCTTGCGCACCACAGACGGCGGCACGCACTGGCAGAAATGCGCCGTGCCACCCGACGCCGACAAGCTCGATTTCCGCGCGGTATGGGCATGGGATGACCAGAACGCTTACGCAATGTCAGCCGGGCCGGGTGAGTTATCGCGTGTCTACGCCACGTCGGACGGCTGCACGCATTGGTTTGAAATCGGACGTAACAAGGATCCCAAAGGCTTCTGGGATGCCATGGTCTTCGCCGCTGACGGAAAGCTGCGGAACGGGGTGGACCGCACTGGCGTTCTGATGGGCGATCCAGTGGAAGGGAAATTCTATGTCGCCAAACAGAAGTTCGGTCGCGGCTTTCGCATGGCGGACGACTTCTCCTGCTCGCCGAATCCCGACGAATCGGCGTTCGCGGCGAGCAATTCTTCGGTGGCCGTACTTCCCTTGCAAATCATGGTTGGAACCGGTGGCAAGAGCGGCCCGAGAGTGCTGATTTCCGTGCCGATGATGAGCAAAGATACGTGCACCGCGTATCCGGTTCCGCTTGCGAGCGGCGCAGATTCTACCGGAATCTTTTCGCTGATATTCCGCACGGCACAGATTGGAATCGCAGTCGGTGGCGATTACCAGAAGCCTGATGCGACCGCCGGTACCGCAGCCTGGAGCAACGACGGCGGCCATCATTGGACGGCCGCAACCACGCCACCACACGGCTATCGCTCCGCCGTCGCATGGGACGAGGCTAAAGGCGTCTGGATCGCCGCCGGCACCAACGGTTCCGACCAATCGCGCGACGATGGTAAGACCTGGGAACCGCTGGATAAAGGGAACTGGAACGCGTTGTCGCTTCCCTTCGCAGTCGGACCTAACGGACGGATTGGCAAGTTCGCAGATGTGAAGCCAACTACTTCGTCGCGATGA
- the carB gene encoding carbamoyl-phosphate synthase large subunit: MPRRNDISKILIIGSGPIVIGQSAEFDYSGAQACKALKAEGYEVVLANSNPATIMTDPEMADRTYIEPLTPEFLEEIIRIEAAMMPAGAGKFALLPTVGGQTALNLAVDLADSGVLDKYSVILIGAQLGAIKKAEDRLLFKDAMAKIGLDVPRSALINNLKDGLEFSGKIGFPLVLRPSFTLGGSGGGIAYNREELMDLLGKGLDLSPVHEVLLEESVLGWKEYELELMRDLADNVIVICSIENFDPMGVHTGDSITVAPAQTLSDREYQIMRDAAIKVIREIGVETGGSNIQFATNPENGRMIVIEMNPRVSRSSALASKATGFPIAKIAARLAVGYTLDEITNDITRKTPACFEPTLDYVVVKIPKWQFEKFPGADASLGPQMKSVGEAMAIGRTFKEALMKGIRSLETGKSIASEKVEERIITKRLVTAHPERLQYVRHALLHGWSVEKVHSLTKIDPWFLYQLKEIAQAHAHTEQHTMDEVGPDELRDLKRMGFSDERLAHLWKAKNGKGASRLVYEKRHASGIRPVYKRVDTCAAEFESFTPYLYSTYEEEDEAAPTDKKKVIILGSGPNRIGQGIEFDYCCCHAAFALRDDGYETIMVNCNPETVSTDYDTSDRLYFEPLTYEDVMEIYEHEASGGAPIGVIVQFGGQTPLNLALPLKASGVPVIGTSPESIDLAEDRKRFNKLLEELDIPQPPGSTATSLEEAVANANKIGYPVLVRPSYVLGGRAMMICYEQEEVERYMRQAVEYSQERPVLIDHFLEEATEVDVDCLSDGEDCVIGGIMQHIEEAGIHSGDSSCVLPSVDLSEQVLKTIREYTFKLARALKVIGLMNVQYAIQREKVYVIEVNPRASRTVPYVSKATGVPMAKIAARLMTGRKLREFLPQNIEQGADLATGNCYYVKSPVFPWGKFPGVDTVLGPEMKSTGEVMGVADNFGEAFAKAQLAAGQKLPTKGTVFISLNKRDKQHAAALAKKFVDLGFKIVATHGTADEMEDGGIEVERVFKVKEGRPNVVDLIKGDRIQMIINTPQGAEPWFDEKAIRRAAITARIPTITTLSAARAAVEGIAALQRGKTTVYALQELHRERRQGMPGQQVNGLR; this comes from the coding sequence GTGCCGCGTCGTAACGACATCTCAAAGATCCTCATCATTGGCTCCGGCCCAATTGTCATCGGCCAATCCGCAGAATTCGACTACTCGGGCGCGCAAGCCTGCAAAGCGCTCAAAGCCGAAGGGTACGAAGTCGTCCTCGCCAATTCGAATCCGGCGACGATCATGACCGATCCCGAAATGGCCGACCGGACTTATATCGAGCCGCTCACGCCGGAATTTCTGGAAGAGATCATCCGCATTGAAGCGGCAATGATGCCCGCCGGAGCAGGGAAGTTCGCGCTGCTACCAACCGTCGGCGGACAGACCGCACTAAACTTGGCCGTAGATCTGGCCGATAGTGGTGTCCTCGACAAGTACAGCGTCATCCTCATAGGCGCACAGTTGGGCGCAATTAAGAAGGCCGAAGACCGTTTGTTGTTCAAAGATGCCATGGCCAAGATCGGCCTCGATGTGCCACGGTCAGCGCTCATCAACAACTTAAAGGACGGCCTCGAGTTCAGCGGCAAGATCGGATTCCCGCTGGTGCTTCGGCCTTCGTTCACGCTCGGCGGCAGCGGCGGCGGCATCGCCTATAACCGCGAAGAGTTGATGGACCTGCTGGGGAAGGGACTCGACCTCTCGCCGGTACATGAAGTGTTACTTGAAGAGTCGGTACTCGGCTGGAAAGAGTACGAACTCGAGTTGATGCGCGACCTCGCCGACAACGTCATCGTCATTTGTTCGATCGAGAACTTCGATCCCATGGGCGTGCACACCGGCGATTCGATCACCGTCGCACCCGCGCAAACGCTGAGCGATCGCGAATACCAGATCATGCGCGATGCGGCGATCAAGGTCATTCGCGAGATTGGCGTCGAAACCGGTGGCTCGAACATCCAGTTCGCGACCAATCCTGAAAACGGTCGCATGATCGTCATCGAGATGAACCCGCGCGTGTCGCGGTCGTCAGCCCTGGCGTCGAAAGCTACCGGCTTCCCAATCGCCAAGATCGCGGCGCGCCTCGCAGTTGGTTACACGCTCGATGAGATCACCAACGACATCACCCGCAAAACGCCAGCCTGCTTCGAGCCGACGCTCGATTACGTCGTCGTCAAAATTCCCAAGTGGCAGTTCGAGAAGTTCCCAGGCGCCGATGCATCCCTCGGTCCGCAGATGAAGTCTGTCGGCGAAGCGATGGCGATTGGCCGAACTTTCAAGGAAGCCTTGATGAAGGGCATCCGCTCGCTCGAAACAGGGAAGAGCATCGCGTCGGAGAAGGTCGAAGAACGGATCATCACCAAGCGCCTGGTCACGGCACATCCCGAACGCCTGCAATACGTCCGCCACGCGCTGCTGCATGGATGGTCGGTGGAAAAAGTCCATTCTCTGACGAAGATTGACCCGTGGTTCCTGTATCAGCTGAAGGAAATCGCGCAGGCCCACGCGCATACCGAGCAGCACACCATGGACGAGGTCGGCCCCGACGAGTTGCGCGACCTGAAACGCATGGGCTTCAGCGACGAACGTCTCGCACATTTGTGGAAAGCGAAAAATGGCAAGGGCGCCTCGCGACTGGTTTACGAGAAACGGCACGCCAGCGGGATTCGCCCGGTATACAAGCGCGTGGACACATGCGCTGCCGAGTTTGAAAGTTTCACACCATATCTCTATTCGACGTACGAGGAAGAAGACGAAGCCGCGCCGACCGACAAGAAGAAGGTCATCATCCTGGGCAGCGGACCGAACCGCATCGGGCAGGGAATTGAGTTCGATTACTGCTGCTGCCACGCTGCCTTTGCGTTGCGCGACGACGGTTACGAGACGATCATGGTCAACTGCAATCCGGAGACCGTCTCCACCGACTACGACACCAGCGATCGCCTCTACTTCGAACCCCTCACGTACGAAGATGTGATGGAGATCTACGAGCACGAAGCGTCAGGCGGCGCGCCCATCGGCGTAATCGTGCAATTCGGCGGACAAACACCGCTGAATCTCGCGCTGCCGCTGAAGGCCTCAGGCGTTCCCGTCATCGGAACCTCGCCGGAGTCCATCGACCTCGCCGAGGATCGCAAGCGCTTCAACAAGCTGCTCGAAGAACTCGATATCCCGCAGCCTCCCGGATCGACCGCGACGTCACTCGAAGAAGCCGTAGCGAACGCCAACAAGATCGGCTACCCGGTCCTCGTGCGTCCTTCCTACGTGCTAGGCGGACGCGCCATGATGATCTGCTACGAGCAGGAAGAGGTCGAGCGCTACATGCGCCAGGCCGTCGAGTACTCGCAGGAGCGCCCGGTGCTGATCGACCACTTCCTCGAGGAAGCGACCGAAGTCGACGTCGACTGCCTGTCTGACGGCGAAGACTGCGTCATCGGCGGCATCATGCAGCACATCGAAGAGGCCGGTATTCACTCTGGCGATTCGTCGTGCGTGCTGCCTTCGGTTGACCTATCGGAGCAGGTGCTGAAGACGATCCGCGAATACACGTTCAAACTGGCGCGTGCGCTCAAGGTCATCGGCCTGATGAACGTTCAGTACGCCATCCAACGTGAAAAGGTCTATGTCATCGAAGTAAATCCGCGTGCCTCACGCACCGTGCCCTACGTTTCGAAAGCCACCGGCGTGCCGATGGCGAAGATCGCGGCACGACTGATGACCGGGCGCAAGCTGCGCGAATTCCTGCCGCAGAATATCGAGCAGGGGGCAGACCTCGCGACAGGGAATTGCTACTACGTGAAATCGCCGGTGTTCCCGTGGGGCAAGTTCCCCGGCGTCGACACCGTTCTTGGCCCGGAGATGAAATCCACCGGCGAAGTGATGGGTGTAGCCGACAATTTCGGCGAGGCCTTCGCCAAGGCACAACTCGCCGCCGGACAAAAGCTGCCGACCAAGGGTACGGTCTTCATCAGCCTGAACAAGCGCGACAAGCAACACGCAGCAGCGCTGGCAAAGAAATTCGTGGATCTGGGCTTCAAGATCGTCGCTACCCACGGAACCGCCGACGAGATGGAAGACGGCGGCATCGAGGTCGAGCGCGTCTTCAAGGTGAAAGAAGGCCGTCCCAACGTAGTGGACCTGATCAAGGGCGACCGCATTCAAATGATCATCAACACGCCGCAGGGCGCCGAGCCATGGTTCGACGAGAAGGCGATCCGACGGGCCGCGATCACCGCGCGCATCCCGACCATCACCACGCTCTCGGCCGCACGCGCGGCGGTCGAAGGCATTGCGGCCCTTCAGCGTGGCAAGACGACGGTCTACGCGCTTCAGGAATTGCACCGAGAGCGGCGTCAGGGCATGCCCGGCCAGCAAGTAAATGGACTCCGCTGA
- the folE gene encoding GTP cyclohydrolase I FolE has protein sequence MKTEKEPTTLTSASNEELVAELLQRIGEDPKREGLLRTPERYAKALKFLTKGYDEDPETVLNGALFTVTYDEMVIVKDIEMFSLCEHHLLPFFGKVHIAYIPNGKVIGLSKLPRLVEVFARRLQVQERLTTEIAQTIERVIEPLGVGVIIEARHLCMMMRGVEKQHSSTVTSAMLGAFRAPQTREEFLSLVRNSKTNGF, from the coding sequence ATGAAGACCGAAAAAGAACCCACAACCCTGACCAGCGCGAGCAACGAAGAGCTCGTCGCTGAACTTTTGCAGCGAATTGGCGAAGATCCGAAGCGTGAAGGCCTGCTGCGTACGCCCGAGCGATATGCCAAAGCGCTGAAGTTCTTGACCAAGGGCTACGACGAAGATCCCGAGACCGTGCTCAACGGCGCGCTCTTCACCGTCACTTATGACGAGATGGTCATCGTCAAAGACATCGAGATGTTCAGCCTCTGCGAACATCACCTGCTGCCGTTCTTCGGTAAGGTACATATCGCGTATATCCCAAACGGCAAGGTGATCGGGTTGAGCAAGCTGCCGCGCCTGGTCGAAGTCTTCGCTCGCCGCCTGCAGGTTCAGGAGCGTCTGACGACCGAGATAGCACAAACGATTGAGCGCGTGATCGAACCGCTGGGCGTAGGCGTGATCATCGAAGCCCGCCACTTGTGCATGATGATGCGGGGCGTGGAAAAACAGCACTCATCCACAGTGACTTCAGCTATGCTGGGGGCGTTTCGTGCGCCGCAAACCCGCGAGGAGTTCCTCTCGCTGGTGCGCAATTCTAAGACCAACGGCTTCTAG
- a CDS encoding YciI family protein, producing the protein MAHFFIKLIGPRPTFPFDMNESERALMTQHAQYFQERFNQRKVLIYGPVMDPQGPYGMGVLEVADDAEARGIMDADPSVVAGLNRYEMYPMKIGGAQASAV; encoded by the coding sequence ATGGCTCATTTTTTCATTAAGCTGATCGGCCCTCGTCCGACTTTTCCCTTCGACATGAACGAGAGCGAACGTGCCCTGATGACGCAGCACGCCCAGTACTTCCAGGAGCGCTTTAACCAGCGGAAGGTCCTGATCTATGGTCCGGTGATGGACCCCCAAGGCCCTTACGGCATGGGTGTGCTCGAAGTTGCCGATGATGCGGAAGCACGCGGCATCATGGATGCCGACCCCTCGGTGGTCGCCGGCTTGAATCGGTACGAGATGTATCCGATGAAGATTGGCGGAGCGCAGGCCTCGGCGGTTTAG